CTATCCGTTTCAAATAAAATTTACTGAATACCAAATAAAATAATATCAGATGAAGTAATCTCCCTGAAAAACGGGAGGATTTCCACTGCTATCCTTCACGCAACACAAACATATAATTACTTAATTTACAATTTAGTAAAAATTGAATTCTAAAAAATGATTTGATTAAATAACAAGAAAAAACGCACTCAAGACATCGATTTGAAGATGAAATTTATATATATTTGAAGTACACAAGCATTAACTATCCATCATATTACCATAGTACTTCAATAAAATAATTCTTAAAAAAACAGAAAAAAATTAACATTAATCATACCAATGAAAAAATTAACATTACTACTCCTTATACTTTCTTTTTATTCAAAAGGTCTTGCTCAAGAAACTAAAAAATCAAATACTGACACCCTTTTGAAAGAGTTGGCTGAAAACAGCTGCAAATGCATAGATTCAATTAATGTTTACGATAAAGCTACTGATATAGTAGCAAAAGAAATTAGTAAATGTATTGATGAACAAACTGGAGCACTTCAACTAGGTAAAAAACTAATGAATATCAAAGACTTGAAAAAAAATGCCAAAGAGAAAGAAGGCAAAAAACAAGTGGATATTTCAATTGATTTTAACAAAAATTCAGAAGAGTATAAAAAATCTTATTACGAATTAGAACGGTATATGATGAGTAATTGTAGCTCTATAAAAGACAAAGTGGCGTCAACTGAAAAACAAAGTACAAAATCAGTATCAGAGAATAAAAAAGCTTTAGAATTTTATTCCAAAGGTCAAAAAGAATCTAAAAATGAAAATTATGAAAAAGCAGCACAATATTTTGAAAAAGCGGTGAAAGAAGATCCTGAATTTGCCTTTGCTTGGGATAATTTAGGCATTAGTTACAGACAATTAAATAATTTTGACAAAGCCATTGAATCATATAAAAAATCTTTAGAATTAGACCCAAATGGATTAATGCCTTTGCAAAATATCGCAATTGTATATCAATATAAAAAAGAATATTCTAAAGCCATAGAAGCCTATGAGAAATTAGCTAAAGTAGACAACAACAATCCTGAAGTTTTTTATGGCATAGGAAATGTTTACACAACAAACCTAAAGGATTACGATAAAGGATTAGATAATATGTGCAAAGCCTACAATCTATACATCGATCAAAAATCACCTTATAGAACTGACGCCGAAAAAATTATTAATATCATTTATTCTGAAATGAAAAAACAAGGAAAAGAAGAGCAATTTAACACTATTTTAAAGGCCAATCATATTAATCAAAACTAATGAATGCATCATTAGACTGATTTTTATTTCGTATCATAATAACTTCATCTACGCAACTCAAAAAACAACTCTTATTTATTTAACGAATTGAATTACTTTTGTTGAAACATAAAACAACTTTATCTTGAGAAAATTTAAAGCAAAAAAACATTCAATACTAATGCAGTCTTCCATTAGCATCGCATTGGTATTTACTGTTTCAATTATCTGTTTTTTTTCCTTAAAATATATCGATTACAGGATAACTGCATTAATTCTACTGATGACGGTTTCTATTGTTGCAATGCTTTTCGAAATTATACCAGTTGTAGTAACAGCTATTTTAAGTGGTTTGATTTTAAATTTCTTCTTTATACTTCCTCTTTATACTTTTCATATTACAAATACCGAAGACATATTACTGTTTTTAATGTATTTTATTATTGCGTTAGTAAATGCCGTTTTAACCTTAAAAATTCGAGAAGCCGAAAAAAAAGCAAGAGATAAAGAAGAAAAAGAAAAAACAATAAAGCTATACAATACCTTACTCAATTCCCTATCTCATGAGTTGCGAACCCCAATAGCTACAATTATTGGAGCAATTGATATACTTAAAGAAAATAAAAACAAACTTTCAGAAATAAATCAGAACGCACTATTAGATGAAATTGACTCAGCTACTATTCGACTAAACAGACAGGTAGAAAACCTATTAAACATGAGTCGATTAGAAACTGGAATGCTAAAACTAAAACTAGACTGGTGTGATAGTAATGAACTTATTTATGGGGTAATTCAAAAAATAGCAACTATAAAAAACAATCATACCATTCATTTTATTTCAAATGAAAAATTACCATTATTCAAGCTAGATGCAGGATTAATGGAAGAAATTATTCAAAATTTAATAACTAATGCACTACAATATACTCCCAAAAACTCAATCATAAAAATTGAAGCTTCACATCAAAATGACAGTTGCGTTTTTTCAGTTTCTGACAACGGAAATGGCTTTCCTGAAAGTCAAATTCAATTTGCTTTTGATAAATTCTACCGATTACCAAGCACAAAAACGGGAGGAAGTGGCCTTGGACTATCTATTGTAAAAGGTTTTGTTGAAGCCCATAATGGGACTATAAAATTAAAAAATAATCTGAATTCTGGTGCCAATTTCACCGTAACAATTCCTACGGAAACCTCTTATTTAAACAATCTCAAAAATGAATAAAGCCGAAATATTAGTGATTGATGATGAAGCGCCAATTAGAAAACTATTAGAAATTACATTAGAAAGTAACGACTACAAAGTGTGGCTTGCCGAAACAGGAAAAGAAGGAATTCTTATGGCTGTAAATCATCCTCCAGAATTAATTTTACTAGATATTGGTTTACCTGATAAAAGCGGACACGAGATTCTTAAAGAATTACGCACATGGTACAATAAGGCAATTATAATCCTATCTGTACAAGACAGCGAAGATGATATTGTAAAAGCACTAGATAATGGAGCCACTGATTACCTAACAAAACCGTTTAGAAACGCCGAACTTTTGGCACGAATTCGTTCAGTAATTCGACGAAATCAATTACAAAATGATTGTAGTATTCTTACTTGTGGAGATTTACAAATTGATTTTGGAGCTCGAATCATAAAACAAAATGACGAAGTATTAAAATTAACTACAACCGAATTCAATTTATTATCCCTTTTTATGAAAAATGAAGGTCGAGTATTAACACATCAATTTGTCTTAAAAGAAATTTGGGGAGTGGCCTACCAAACAGAAACACAATACTTAAGAGTTTTTGTAGCAACATTGCGCAAAAAAATAGAAGAAAACCCAAACCACCCAAAACACATTATTACTGAAAGTGGTGTTGGATATCGTTTTATCTAATCTTTATAAAATCTTTATATCTATCCCGTATATCTTTATATTCTGCAAATACCATTTTAAAGACCTTTGTATCATTAGAATTTTAAAAAAAATTACACAATGAATACAACAAAAAATGGTGTCGCTAATAAAGTAACTATTGCATCACTTTTAGTCGCACTTGGTATTATTTATGGAGATATAGGAACAAGTCCTCTCTATGTTTTCAAAGCAATTATTGGATCTAGAGATATTAACCTAATGTTAGTATATGGTGGTGTTTCCTGCGTTTTTTGGACTTTGGTTTTTCAAACAACAATCAAATATATTTGGCTTACACTTCGAGCAGACAACCACGGTGAAGGTGGGATTTTCTCTCTTTACGCCTTAGTTAGACGTTACGGCAAAAAATTAGTTATTCCAACAATACTTGGAGCTACAACCCTATTGGCCGATGGAATTATAACACCACCTATCTCTGTTTCCTCTGCAATTGAGGGTTTAAATATGGTACACGGTTTAGAAACTATAATTATTCCTGGTAATTTTTTAACTATTGGAATTGTAGTAGCTATTTTATCATTATTATTTTTCTTTCAGCGTTTTGGAACTCAAGTCATAGGTAAAGCATTTGGTCCTATAATGACAATTTGGTTTACAATGTTGTTAGTGTTTGGAATTAAAGAAATCGCGCAACACACAGACATATTACACGCATTAAATCCGTATTATGCTTATGATTTATTAGTAAATTACCCTAAGGGATTTTGGTTATTGGGTGCTGTTTTTCTCTGTACAACAGGAGCCGAAGCTCTATATTCGGACTTAGGACATTGCGGTATAAAAAACATTCGCATCACTTGGGTTTACGTAAAAATAAGTTTAGTTGTTGCATACTTAGGACAAGCAGCTTGGCTTATGCATCAAGGCGAAACTCTATTAAATGGTAGAAATCCTTTTTTTGAAATTATCCCCACCTGGTTTTTATTACCTAGTGTCATAATTTCTACTTTTGCTACAATTATTGCCTCTCAAGCCTTAATAAGCGGAAGTTTCACCCTAATTAGTGAAGCTATGAACCTGAATTTTTGGCCTCGTATTACAGTAAGACAACCCAGTGACAGCAAAGGTCAAATATACATCCCAAGTATCAATACCATACTTTGGTTTGGATGTGTTTTAATGATGGTTTACTTCAAGGAAAGTGCACACATGGAAGCTGCATATGGTTTCTCTATTACCATTACTATGATGATGACCTCCTTATTATTAAGCTATTTTATTTATTATAGATTAAAATGGAAAAAAATATACGTCATCTTATTTCTAACCATTTTTGGAACTATTGAAATATCTTTTTTCATAGCAAATGTGGCAAAAATTAAAGAACGTTGGATGTTTTTATTCTTCGAATTGTTCATTTTTATGGTAATGTACATTTGGTATTATGCTCGAAAAATCCACAATCGTTTTACAAAATTTGAAGAAATAGGAAAATACAGTTCCCAACTTACAGAATTAAGTCAAGACGATGCCATTCCAAAATTTGCAACGCATTTAATTTATTTAACTAAAGCTGACAGAAGACATGAAATAGAAGATAAAATAATCAAATCTATTTTTGCTAAAAAACCAAAACGTGCCGATGTATATTGGTTTTTACACATCAATCGTACCGAAGACCCCTTTACATTATCGTATGATGTTTCGGAATTAGTTGATGATAAAGTTATAAAAGTAAACATCAATGTAGGGTTTCGAATACAACCTAAAACGGAACTTTATTTCAAAAATATAGTGAAAGAATTAGTAAACAATAAAGAACTTAATTTACATATTCGTCCTGACGGATCCAGCAAATACAATAACGAGCCTGATTTTAAGTTTATTGTAATTGAGAAATTTTTATCTATCGAAAACGAATTTACATTACGTGAAGGGCTATTACTAAATGGTTATTTCTTTTTGAAACGTTTAGGAGTAAGTGATGAAAAAGCATTTGGATTAGAAAAATCAGATGTTGAGATAGAACAAATTCCTTTAGTTTATCAGCCTATAACTAATATTAAATTGGATCGTGCAACAAGGTAACAACAAGTTTTTTAAACCCTCGTAAACATAATAATTCTACCACAATAAAAAAGCTGCATTTACTCAAAATGCAGCTTTTTTATAATTCAATTAGAAAACAAAACTTATTTATTTTGTTTTCATTGGTGGCAAATCAAACGCAGCTGATTCATGGTCAAAACCGTTGCGGTGTGAACCATCGCAAAAAGGTTTGTTAGATGACAATCCGCAACGACAAAGTCCTAATGCTGTTCTTCCTTCTAATCCGTATACTTTTCCTTCACTATCCATTATTTCAAAATCGCCTTCTATTTTAATAGAACCGTTCTTGTTGATTATTAATTTTGTCTTGCTCATAATGCTATTTATTTCTTTTTGGTTCAAAGATTGCAAAATAAAATATACAATTTTGTATTCGTGGGTATTTTTTATAATTTAAATTCCTAATTTACATCAATTCTATTTTATATAAAGTGTACTGTAAATCCCATTTAAGACATGAAAAACGAACCTTTAGATACTGATTTTTTGGCTTCTTTACAATTTCAACCTTTAACCAAAAAGAATTGGAATCAGTTTGTACAATTATTTGGTAACAATGGGGCTTGCGGAAACTGTTGGTGCATGTACTATCGCCTTAAAAAAAGTGATTTTGACGAAGGAAAATGCAATGATGGGAATAAAGAAGCGATGAAAGAACTTGTATGGGACAATCAACCCACGGGAATTTTAGCTTTTTATGAAGATATTCCCATTGCTTGGTGTGCCTTTGCTCCAAGAGAAGACTTCTCCAAGCTAGCAAGATCCAGAGTGCACAAACCCATTGATGACAAATTAGTTTGGTCTATCCCCTGTACATTTATTGCAAAAAAATTCAGACGCCATGGTGTTTCTGTCGCGCTATTAAAAGGGATTGCAAACTATGCCAAAACAGTAGGTATAAAAATCTTAGAAGCGTATCCTACTATTCCCACTCAAGAAAAACTACCTGATTCTTTTGCTTGGATTGGGTTATATAAATCATTTGAAAGAGCTGGTTTTGAGATTGTCGATAGAACTTCTAAGAATAGACCGATGGTTCGCTATTATATCGAATAACAAAATCATTAAATTTTTAAAACACGATAATAATTATAATTTATTACTGAAAAATAAACGGTAAATTAGTGCTTCTTTTCTGAGGTTTATAGAAGAGCTCTATGCTCAAATAAAAATCAGATTATTTTTTTAAAAACAAATTAGCGCTATAAAAATGAATACATTAAAATTAGGATGGGTAGGCCTTGGAAACATGGGAAATCCAATGGTAATGAACTTGCTAAAAGCAGGTTTTGAAGTAACTGTTTTCAACCGAACTAAAGATAAAGAAGCTCCACTAATTGAAGCAGGTGCTACAACAGCAAATAGTCCACAAGAACTGATGGAAAAATGCGATGTTGTCATTACTATGTTATCCAATGATGCTGCAGTAAAAGAAGTTTTTGAAAGCCCAACGGGTTTATTATCCAAAGAGTATCCTACGAAAGTTATTATCAACATGAGTACCGTTTCGCCTGAAACATCTCGTTATCTGGCAAGCAGTTGTAGTACCCATAATGTCCATTTTATCGATGCTCCAGTTTCAGGAAGTGTTAAACCTGCTCAAGATGGAACACTAGTAATTCTTGTAGGTTCAAGTACTACTGATTACGAATTAGCAAAACCTATATTTGACGTTTTAGGTAAAACTGCAATACACGTAGGGGAAGCGGGTGTAGCAAGTTCAGCTAAACTAGCGATTAATTACCTTTTAGGACTCAACCTACAAGGATTAGCCGAAACCGTATTGTTTGCCGAAAGTAATGGAGTGAGCAAAGAAGACATGTTAAACATAATTAATGCTGGTGCGTGTGGCAACGGAATTACCAATATAAAAGCACCTTCTATCTTAAATGACTCCTACCCTGCCGCCTTTGCCTTGAAACATCTAGTCAAAGATTTACGATTAGCCAAAGAAGCGGGACTAGATTCTCCATTGATACATCCATTATTTAATAGTTATGCTGCAGCAGAAAAAGAAGGATTAGGAGATCAAGATGTAATGGCAATTTTAAGTAGTTTAAAACATAAACAATAATTTACAATAAAAATATATGCGATTATTTTCAGCGCTTTTGGGTAATGCAGGAACTGTAAGCCAAGAACAATTAATGAAAGAATACGGTCAACTTTTAATTGATGGAGAAGAAATAGAAATGGGTTTTAAACTCATTCGAGACACTTTTATTTTTACCACCAAACGACTAATTCTAGTGGACAAACAAGGTTTAACCGCAAGTAAAACCGAATACAAATCAATATCCTATAAAAGTATTTCAAGATTTAGTGTTGAAACAGCCGGAACATTTGATCTTGATGCCGAACTTAAAATTTGGGTCTCTAGTGAATTGCAGCCTAGCATCAGAAAACAGTTTAATAAATCAGTCAATGTATATGAAGTACAAAAAGTATTGGCGCATCATGTTTTAAAGTAATACCTAAAAAGAAGTTTACCTAGATTTGAAAGTATGGAACGCGCGCAAAAAAATATAGATAGTTATATCAAAGATTTTCCAAAAGAGATACAAATTATCTTGGAAAAAATGAGAGAAACCATTCGAAATAGCGCTCCCAAAGCAAAAGAAACTATTAAATATGGTATTCCCACTTTTACTCTGCATGGCAACTTGGTACATTTTGCAGCTTTTAAAAATCATATTGGTTTTTATCCTACACCAGGTGGTATCGATGCTTTCAAACAAGAACTTTCAATTTACAAAGGTGCAAAGGGATCAATTCAGTTTCCTTTTGACAAAGAAATACCCTATGATTTAATACGCAAAATTGTTGATTATAGGGTAAAAGAAAATGAAATGAAGAGCCCTACAAATAAATAAAAGTGCAATACCATTAAATTAACTATCTAGTATACTAGCAAATAATCCCGATTCATTTAAAAAAATATTACTTTAGTAAAAAAAATATCATGAAAAAATTAGGTTTATTATTACTTGTACTTGTAGGTTCTGGTTCGCTTTGGGCGCAGGAATCTAATTTCTTTTCACTAACATTAAATCACGACGCCATATCGGTTAAGGATGTAAACCGTTCGGTTGATTTTTATAAAAATGTATTGCACCTTCAAGAAATTACGAATCGCACCGAAAAAGAAGGAATTCGCTGGATGTCACTAGGTGATGGAAAAGAACTACACCTTATTTCTACTATCAAAGAACCTGTCGTTATTAATAAAGCAGTGCATATTGCATTTACAACTCCGGAATTTGACCATTTTATGAATGTTTTAAAAGAAATGAAAATTACGTACTCTGATTGGGCAGGTTCATTGAACAAAATTAGCATTAGAGCTGATGGGATTCAACAAGTCTACATTCAGGATCCTGATGGGTACTGGATTGAAATAAATAGTGCTGAAAAAATATAAACTATTTTCGTTGCACTACACCAATAGCCCTGATGCAAGTGAAAGCATTATGAAATTCTTCCCCTCTTTTTCTTGAACTAAAAGAGCGACTAAAAGAAGCTCCTTTTAGGGCATTAGAAAAAAGGGAAGAAATAAAATAAGGCTGTAACGACAGCAGGAAAAAGCTCCATAAAAAAACTCCCAAGTAGCCTTGAGAGTTTTTTTATATATCTAATATTTGATTTATATTACAAAACACGATTGATTTGAGTTAACTTCTTACTATAATACTTTTCTTTTATCGAAGAAATAATAACTCCGCCGCCTACAGAAGCGTGGATGAATTTAATATCTCCATCATTTACTTCGACTACCATTCCAACATGATTAATTTGTCTTCTTCCATTAGTTTTAAAGAAAATTAAATCTCCTTTTTGTGCATCTTCATTATTTATTTTAACACCATAACGAGACTGCTCAATAGAAGTTCTAGGCAAATCGATATCAAATGCACCAAAAGTAGTACACATGAGACCGGAACAATCAAAACCCTCTTTTGTAGTTCCACCTGTGCGGTAGCGAGTCCCTATATTTTCAGAAGCGGTTGAAACTAATTGATCTAGAAAATCAGTTCCGTGAAAACCTTTAACATTATAATCTGGGGTTTGTGACGTTTCTGCAATTACTTCTTTAACAATAACGGGTTCAACAATTTTAAGGCTATGAATTGACAATTTATAACCTACAGGTAGTCTTTTTACTATTTTAGGATTTTGTCTCTCTAGTTCTTTAACTGAAATACCAAACTCTTTTGCTATACCATATTTAGTTTCTTTAGGTAAAACTTCACGGGTTATTACTGAAGTTTCAACTATTTTATTATCTAATACAACTG
The Flavobacterium sp. WC2421 genome window above contains:
- a CDS encoding ATP-binding protein, which gives rise to MRKFKAKKHSILMQSSISIALVFTVSIICFFSLKYIDYRITALILLMTVSIVAMLFEIIPVVVTAILSGLILNFFFILPLYTFHITNTEDILLFLMYFIIALVNAVLTLKIREAEKKARDKEEKEKTIKLYNTLLNSLSHELRTPIATIIGAIDILKENKNKLSEINQNALLDEIDSATIRLNRQVENLLNMSRLETGMLKLKLDWCDSNELIYGVIQKIATIKNNHTIHFISNEKLPLFKLDAGLMEEIIQNLITNALQYTPKNSIIKIEASHQNDSCVFSVSDNGNGFPESQIQFAFDKFYRLPSTKTGGSGLGLSIVKGFVEAHNGTIKLKNNLNSGANFTVTIPTETSYLNNLKNE
- a CDS encoding iron chaperone, whose translation is MERAQKNIDSYIKDFPKEIQIILEKMRETIRNSAPKAKETIKYGIPTFTLHGNLVHFAAFKNHIGFYPTPGGIDAFKQELSIYKGAKGSIQFPFDKEIPYDLIRKIVDYRVKENEMKSPTNK
- a CDS encoding NAD(P)-dependent oxidoreductase — its product is MNTLKLGWVGLGNMGNPMVMNLLKAGFEVTVFNRTKDKEAPLIEAGATTANSPQELMEKCDVVITMLSNDAAVKEVFESPTGLLSKEYPTKVIINMSTVSPETSRYLASSCSTHNVHFIDAPVSGSVKPAQDGTLVILVGSSTTDYELAKPIFDVLGKTAIHVGEAGVASSAKLAINYLLGLNLQGLAETVLFAESNGVSKEDMLNIINAGACGNGITNIKAPSILNDSYPAAFALKHLVKDLRLAKEAGLDSPLIHPLFNSYAAAEKEGLGDQDVMAILSSLKHKQ
- a CDS encoding CDGSH iron-sulfur domain-containing protein; the protein is MSKTKLIINKNGSIKIEGDFEIMDSEGKVYGLEGRTALGLCRCGLSSNKPFCDGSHRNGFDHESAAFDLPPMKTK
- a CDS encoding KUP/HAK/KT family potassium transporter is translated as MNTTKNGVANKVTIASLLVALGIIYGDIGTSPLYVFKAIIGSRDINLMLVYGGVSCVFWTLVFQTTIKYIWLTLRADNHGEGGIFSLYALVRRYGKKLVIPTILGATTLLADGIITPPISVSSAIEGLNMVHGLETIIIPGNFLTIGIVVAILSLLFFFQRFGTQVIGKAFGPIMTIWFTMLLVFGIKEIAQHTDILHALNPYYAYDLLVNYPKGFWLLGAVFLCTTGAEALYSDLGHCGIKNIRITWVYVKISLVVAYLGQAAWLMHQGETLLNGRNPFFEIIPTWFLLPSVIISTFATIIASQALISGSFTLISEAMNLNFWPRITVRQPSDSKGQIYIPSINTILWFGCVLMMVYFKESAHMEAAYGFSITITMMMTSLLLSYFIYYRLKWKKIYVILFLTIFGTIEISFFIANVAKIKERWMFLFFELFIFMVMYIWYYARKIHNRFTKFEEIGKYSSQLTELSQDDAIPKFATHLIYLTKADRRHEIEDKIIKSIFAKKPKRADVYWFLHINRTEDPFTLSYDVSELVDDKVIKVNINVGFRIQPKTELYFKNIVKELVNNKELNLHIRPDGSSKYNNEPDFKFIVIEKFLSIENEFTLREGLLLNGYFFLKRLGVSDEKAFGLEKSDVEIEQIPLVYQPITNIKLDRATR
- a CDS encoding VOC family protein, producing the protein MKKLGLLLLVLVGSGSLWAQESNFFSLTLNHDAISVKDVNRSVDFYKNVLHLQEITNRTEKEGIRWMSLGDGKELHLISTIKEPVVINKAVHIAFTTPEFDHFMNVLKEMKITYSDWAGSLNKISIRADGIQQVYIQDPDGYWIEINSAEKI
- a CDS encoding PH domain-containing protein yields the protein MRLFSALLGNAGTVSQEQLMKEYGQLLIDGEEIEMGFKLIRDTFIFTTKRLILVDKQGLTASKTEYKSISYKSISRFSVETAGTFDLDAELKIWVSSELQPSIRKQFNKSVNVYEVQKVLAHHVLK
- a CDS encoding GNAT family N-acetyltransferase, whose amino-acid sequence is MKNEPLDTDFLASLQFQPLTKKNWNQFVQLFGNNGACGNCWCMYYRLKKSDFDEGKCNDGNKEAMKELVWDNQPTGILAFYEDIPIAWCAFAPREDFSKLARSRVHKPIDDKLVWSIPCTFIAKKFRRHGVSVALLKGIANYAKTVGIKILEAYPTIPTQEKLPDSFAWIGLYKSFERAGFEIVDRTSKNRPMVRYYIE
- a CDS encoding response regulator, which gives rise to MNKAEILVIDDEAPIRKLLEITLESNDYKVWLAETGKEGILMAVNHPPELILLDIGLPDKSGHEILKELRTWYNKAIIILSVQDSEDDIVKALDNGATDYLTKPFRNAELLARIRSVIRRNQLQNDCSILTCGDLQIDFGARIIKQNDEVLKLTTTEFNLLSLFMKNEGRVLTHQFVLKEIWGVAYQTETQYLRVFVATLRKKIEENPNHPKHIITESGVGYRFI
- a CDS encoding tetratricopeptide repeat protein, with the protein product MKKLTLLLLILSFYSKGLAQETKKSNTDTLLKELAENSCKCIDSINVYDKATDIVAKEISKCIDEQTGALQLGKKLMNIKDLKKNAKEKEGKKQVDISIDFNKNSEEYKKSYYELERYMMSNCSSIKDKVASTEKQSTKSVSENKKALEFYSKGQKESKNENYEKAAQYFEKAVKEDPEFAFAWDNLGISYRQLNNFDKAIESYKKSLELDPNGLMPLQNIAIVYQYKKEYSKAIEAYEKLAKVDNNNPEVFYGIGNVYTTNLKDYDKGLDNMCKAYNLYIDQKSPYRTDAEKIINIIYSEMKKQGKEEQFNTILKANHINQN